TGCCAGTTCATCCTGTGATGCATGGCGTCCCTAAAACGACACGTGGCaaagtattttcattttatcgTAGACTGCACTgatattcaaaaaaaaaatacaaggcAGGAACAGTGAAGGATAGACATTTTTGAGCGAGAGAAACTTAATATTTTTGTGCATGATCATGAATTTAAGTGCTATGAAAGAGGCTGAGTGGTACTGGTGCACACCACTTTCCCACCTGCCATATATAGAGCAGGTAGTTCTGCTTGTTGTGAATCAGGTAAGTGTAGAGGACCAGGTAGCAGTCTCCTCCGTAGAAGTAGCCATACGATTGAGGATCCACAGGGACAAGCTCCAAGTCCTCAATCCGCCACACCTGGGTGCATCAGTGTTTCATACATACAGAATTTGAAACATGCTTTTTTAGAAGTTAGAACTAATCTTAAATTCTGATTTCATTGTCACCATTACCTCCACTTGGCCTGTGCCATTGTCCACCATACGTTCCTGTGCAGCTACTTCTGGCATCACGTGCATCAGAGAGGCGTCAAATTTTTCCTGTGTGACATTAGCTAAACGAAATAGGTTTATAACACAATGTAGAATCAGAAATCAGTAACCAGTTGAGTTTTAATAAGACAAAAGGTGcgttttctttcttgtttgttACGTTTTTTTGTGACTTTCCAAACACAGACACTTACCCACTTTCCCCCTTGTGTGCACCCTGCCCAGACCTTGAGTCTGGTCCTTCACAGTCCAACTCTGGAACAACTGCTTGAAGAGCGCTGACTCTGCCCCATCATTCACCGTCTCcacattggtggtgatgggatAGCTTTTCGCCTTAATGAACTCctgtaacagtcagtcagtcagatagaaaACCGCTACATTGGAGATCCAAGAAATATGGCATGGCAGAACAATCATTTTGGAGttacacagggaaaaaaaaaacacaaggtagaGTAAAATGCAGAAAGAGCAGGTAAGCACTTGACATACATGGAGGTCTGATCATCACTCACCAAAGCTCTGGACATGGCAGCCTGTCTTTCAGCTTTGTTTGCTCTCTTCCCCTTCCAAACAAAGATCTTCACCCCTCCCTGGTCCAGAAAGAAGCAGTCctaaaaaaaagtattacatTAAGTATGCATATCCAAGCCATTTCTTATATCCAGTAAAGATAATATAGCCACTAGAGGTGATTATGGTGTTCAAGCCCTAATAGCAACATCAAGGACCACCAGGGATCTAGAGCTGCATGGGACAAAGGACAGACCATGACAACCAAGTTTCATAGTGGCACCCAGAGATACAGTGATGGttaaaacatacagtaggctacatgcaTCATTGAGTCAACATTGCTGCCATTACATCACATCCAAAGTGCCACCAAGCGGCCAAGTTTTGACAGATTTGAATGAATTTGGTGTGCATGCTCCAGATATCCTGAATAGCTCATCAAGTTTAGTGATTCTTTGAAATTTCCTTTAATTAGAGGCCATTCAGTGATACGCCACATCCACATTGACTAACCACAACCAAACCAACCATATTATGACTACAACCTGGCCCTAGAGCATGTATACCACGTCATAACATTCAGTTGACCCAATTTCAAGATATcaatttttggcatttgtggcgccccctgttGGTAGATTTAGAAATGGCTTGATACTCATGCTAAGCCTAATACATATATcaagtttcatgatgatctGATAAGCTGTCATGAAGTCATGACACCTTTTGTGATAGGCCACACCCGCACTGGTTGATACAACTGTTGAGCTGAGTCCATAGATGGTGGCAATCTGGCCAACAATGCTGAAGgagatgttaaaatgtgttttttaaagaattCAAAATTGCAGAAATGTCATTATGGCAGACATGGGTGACCCGATTGGCAAGGTTATAGAGCAGCTCCAGCTGAATATGTGTACCAGCATTCATGTCAGTCAAACTTATGATTTGGGAGTTAACCTTTCAaagctgaacattttttttacctttatttatagtGCCACTATCTTGCCAATTTGGGTCACATTTCTTGTGTAGTATGTTCCCACCATTATCTATCATTTTGCCAATTTTTATGTCTCTGTCAAGTACCATTATATGAGAAATTGCAAAAATGTGGAATAAGGAGAATAATAAACCAGAAGCCCTAATTACAGTTGCTGAGTATATTGTCGTTGGGGAAAGATAATCCAGGCCCTTGTATGACACAAACTCACCTCATGATTCAGGAGATCCTGAACCAAAGGTCTGGTGGCAACTTCTGCGACCTTCAACTGACCATCAGCATCCGACACACTGGGATGAAGGAAGAAACAAATAAGAAGAAACAAACAGCACATTAAATGAACATGAGTGAATCCTCATCCACTGACTACATGACACATTGGGAAACGTCTTGGTAGTGACTGTTGACACCACTGGTCAGGCAGCAGCTCACTGGTAAAGGGTGAGTTGTGCCTTCTGTTCCTGGTCGGCTGTTTCGTCCGGACGGCCACTGGTCAGCTCACAGGTTCTTTCACCAAGAGTGCCGGTCAGGACTTGCATGTGTTGAGGCGAGTCTCCCTCTGCGTCGCCTTCAATCACCCTGATCTCTGCccggcctcctctctctctgtctcggaTGTCTTTGGCCAGCAGCATGCCCTGCGGACCAGAGGAGCACCACATCAAAACTGCACAACCTGGGCCAGACACAGAACATTGGAATCCTACACTACAAGTTTGTGCACACAAAAAGGTGAAAACATTCAAAAGCAGATTTTGTCAGAGATGTATACATTTCCATATAAACCTATTTTAAGAGTGAGATGGTTGACATGTTGTTTACTTTAATTATCTTTATCAACTCATTCAAAAGCCTTTGTGTACTTTGACAATGCCAATTTTAACCAGATTAATAGGGGTACAAGTCAGCCATAAGTTCGCTTTGCTTTTGGAAAATTCTACCATTCATATTTAGCCTGTTTTGATGcctatctcatctcatcttgcTGCAAGGTGATTTTGGCAATGATATATGCACTTTTGGTTTATTCAGGAAAACAGTTTTCACTAGCAAGCAAGTTTCTTGTTAGAACTAGGCAAAGACGCTGAGGGTTTATAGGTCAACTGTTACAAAACAAGTTGAGCCGATACTAGTTTTATCTGCTTCTCATTTTGAACTTTCTTGAACAGGAAAGGTAACTTATATTAATAAGTAAACTAGCTAACTCTTATGGTTTTTTAACAGTATTCTTAACTAAATTACTAAATGCACTTCAGACAAatagacaaaataatggaaacatctAGTATATGAATATCAAGGACCTGATAAGGAGTAGGGCCACCCTTTGACCTCCGAAaagcttcagtcctccttgtAATGCTGTTATTTAAGTTCTGAGCTGTGTGCGGTGGGATATTGGAccaagcctccagttctttgaggggGGAAGGAAGTGGAAATCAACTTCATACTCTGCGctactgatctgatctggtgaTTGGGGAGGCAGTGGAAGGTGTTTTGACTTCATCCTGAATCCACTCATGAATTTGTTTTACACTGTGTAGGGTGCAcctggtcctgtaaaatggcctcatattcTTTGGCTGTTATACAACTATGAGGAGCAATCATTAGACCGAATATCTCCCACAAGGTGGTCGCCTATTACAGATCCACTACCATGTTTAACAGATGGCAACACACATTGTGGGTTGAAAGCATCATTTGGTTTTCTCCAAACGTAAACTTGTCGATGTAGCAAAAAGGGCGAAAGATGAATCATCCAGTCACCCATATTGCTATTTTCCTTCGCTCATTGGTCCAGGCTTATGCATATTTTTGGCATTGGATACAAGCAGTTTCCAAATGGCAGCCCTGCCATAAATACCAGGATTGTGAAGCTCACAACATATAGCTTTTGTTGAGACAGTGTTGATTTCATTCTGtggtcatttttgtttttgtaaattttCTACTAAACCATGTGCAGCAACCATGTGTTGCTTCCCATAAGCATTCTGCAAACATACTAATGAGAACatgttacacacaaacatgcacacagtacTGACAGTCACACAAATCCTACCTTAAGCCTTTCTTGTTTGTTACTCTCCGGTCCATTCCACTGAATAATGGTCTTACCAATGTCCACCAAAAACACATCTCCAAGGTTAAAGCTCTGCCAGCTCATCACCACCTGgatcaaaataaaacatcaggcACTCTTCCTGTTTGACTCTCTGTGGCTCATACTGTTAAATCACTTCTCAGCATGGCTCACCTCCATGGCGATGACCCTTTTCTTCCCTTTCACATGAAGCAGTCTCTCAATGTCGTAGGAGTTGGTCTCTGTATGTCTCATGCCTGATGCAACTCCACCTTTCTTATAGCTAAATAAGACAGggttatttttttccactttgtctttttctgtccctaagtgtgtttgtgttaatatATTCACAAACACGATGAGTTAAATAGCATCTTCCTATGCATATCAAAGTTACAAATATTGAAGGTCAATCCACAAAACAGGATGTGAGATCACAAATCTCACGCACCAATCCAATGACATCATCTCCACGGCCACATATTGATAATCGGACCAACATTTTCAGATTAACTCACATTATTCCCAGTTTGAAGTGGCCCCTAAAGGCATCAGACTCGTGGTTCTGCACCTCGCGGTGCTGCACCGGGGTGGAGCCCAAAAACTCATCAAGCTGTATGGTGTAAACAGCAGCTGCACCCTGTTCATCCTGACTAGACTGGGAGCCGATCCAGTAGTGGATATCATACCCCAGAGAGCTGCCCACCTTCTGGGTCTGGAGAGACACAGGGGTGGAGAAACAAACGGTGTGAGGTGATCGATAGAATAAAAACCTATATATCAATAATGCAAAGAGGTGACAAAAAAGAGCGTTTTGTCACTGGTTCCTAtactaaaagcaaaaaaaaatagcattggCATCCAAACCACAATGATTCATCAGTCAGCATTCAGGACTTACAGAGAGAAGTATGTAGCAGTCACCCTCGTAAAAATTTCCATAAGATTTTTCAGGGACTTGTACCAGCTCCATTTTCTATTGCACAGAGAGAAGCAGATGTCTATTTTACTTTAATTTCcacaaaaaaaagaggcaaaaaaaTCATCCTGCACATTGGAAAACTACAAAAATCTCACATCTAATAACCAATCTCCAGTTTCTCCCATAATTGCTGCTCTGTAACTGTTTCAATCATTTCTCACTGGACGATCAGGTGGAATTTCTTGTAATTAAATCAGTCTGTTGGCTCTGTTGGAAGAGCTTAactctgtgttgttgttcagTCCACAGTCAGCATTAGAATACCTATGATCTAAAATCAAATTACCTCAACTCTCCAGATTATAATACCAGGGTTGTGAGTTACTGCTCTGAATGTGTACTCCATGTTGCTCAGATGCACTCAATTTGAATTTCAGGTGTCGCTTGCTTTTCCTGCTTTGGACATATGAAGTGGAAATCATTATGAGAACAGtaatgcaaaaatacattttcatgcattttttagtGCATCAAATACAATCTCCTTATTGTCAGACGCACAACAGCAGGAATGTTTACATTACAGaatatagatttaaaaaaagatgttGACTTCTCCAACCTCAGTCTATTTTCTCTTGATAAACTGTACAGTATGAGACTTACGATCAACCAAAGTGTAAACCTACAGAGAGGCAATACAATTAAATCACATAATACTGTGAACTTATGTTATGGAACAGAATTTACCTGATATTCTTGTTAGTAGAAGCACCTGTTACCAAGTATGATCCTCCAACAGCTGATTTTCCAGGAGATGACAAAAGGCTGTCAATCCTCTCTTTTTTCAGCACCCCTAACAGATTtgcctgtgtttgcatgttcCAGGACCTTTCCTATTTCTCTGCCCAATCACTGGGAAAGATACACAACCCTACAGGCAAATGTGGTGAGAACAGGATTGGCTCATATTCAAATCCTTATGTGAACAAACTTGAACCAGTCATGGTGGTAGGAGCGAGAGGAAAGTCATAAATATACCTCCCCCCAGGAATTAGAATGATGGTATTGTAAAAAGCCATGGAACAAAAGACCTTTAGTTGACGGagcctaaacagcagcgagtaCTAAACAGCAACGGAGGCCCTGATGCTGTAATCAAACTGATGTGTATGATGATGAGATGGCTCTACAGCCCAATGCCAGGGAATGATTTACAAATGAGCCATAACACAATACAATAGGGCATTGttagcagaggtggaaagtaactaagtacatttactcaagtactgaaCTTAAGTAGAATTTGGAGGTACTGGCagtttacttgagtatttccatttcgTGAGACTTTaaacttttcctccactacatttcagagggaaatattgtactttttacttcactacatttatctgatggctgCAGTCAGTAGTTACTTtacagaataaggttttacatgcaaaacgtACAATAAGCTCATACAATATGTTGCATTAAAGAGTTTAAACTATTCAACAGTATACGGACAGTATATATAACATTAAAAATAcgtcttacaggttaatgcatcaataatttaacactctgaaaaggactgttcttcagaatgagtacttttactgctaatacttctatacttttacttacgtaaacttttgaatgcagaacatatacttttaatgaagtatttttccatcatggtattgttacttttacttaagtaaaggatttgagtagtTTTTCCACCTCTGATTGTTAGTAGGAAGAAAGGTGGCTCCTAAGCTGAAGGACAAACAAAATGGATCCATCAGCAGGACGTTAACATATTTTATCTGTCCATATCATATGCACATGGGTGTAGCACTGGAGAGAGACTTTTATCTCTAATCAGAGCTTAAGTACAGTGTGTCCCCTTTCCCTTGTGTGTTCTCAGCTAAACCACATGTATAATGTTATCTGTGTGGGCTTTGTGTGTCCACTGGACAAATAGAAAAAAGTTGGTGAGTTGATTTGGTAGCAATATCTTGTGATATATGGAAGTTCCTGCAAAAATGAGCTATTTAAAATCCTTTTTAATCCTATCCTTATTTTTAAATCCTCTGAACAGCCTGGTCTCTAGTTTCTGGGTGTGAAGTTCCATCAGGCTGTTATTTAGACTCATGTCATATTTAAGAGCTGCTGAGAGCACTCAAAgatttaaagttaaaaaaaaacaaaaaaactgactGTGAAATATAGGTCAGTGCTTGATCATCTAACAGTCAGCAATGAAGATAGCATTTATAACAAACTATAGCATGGATAAattcatgcaaaaaaatatatataaacgTGATGTATTGAAGATATCTTCAATTTCTAGAAAATCTTACATTTAATTGATTTAAATTCATGTTTGCCTCATTCTCTGGCGAGCTAGCACAATCACCTCGAGAATCCTTAGAACTTTTTTTATTAGTTGTTTCAAAATAGTGCTCTCTAGAAGCTGCTAGTGGATGCACTACAGTGTAATGAGCATGACATTTAAGAACAGGCAAAAAAGAAACATACAACAAGGTCAGGTCATCTTTTCAAGCCTCCACCGAGACCAGAAGACGTCCTACAGGGTTTTGGAGAGGTTCAATGAAAAGGGAAGCGTCAGATGCATCTATCCAAGGCTCAGTTTACTGCAGAACAGCAGGCAAAAGTGGCATAATAAACAAATCAGTCTCTGACCTAGATTGTTGAAATACATATCTTAAGAATCTGTTTGTCCTTATTAATTTGTCCTGCTTCTTATTtgacaaatgaatgaatagatagataaatCTGAGCCCCAGAAAGGGGGATGGCAGGTAGTAGAATGAGGGAAAAAATCTGTCACAACTCCAACATGTGTGAATCAAAAAGAGCTaaaattatttattataaaataataaattctaCAAGACTCTTGGAGCATTGAATATATTATCATTGAATATATTGATTGTCGACTATACATGCAATTATGTAACCTTGCACCATTGTTTATTTGATATATATTTGATATCACTGGCACCATAACGACGAGTGCATCAGTGACTGATGTGACCAGGATAAAATCCACCATGGTGTCTGTGGTGACTGCGCCCATGGAGCCGAACCATATACAGACATACTGCGGTGGTATTGAAATTAAGAAAAATGCAAAGCAGTGCCGCTGTAGTCTGCACGGGATGAAAGAAATACTGTTTTGATTTGCAAAATCCACGATGCACAGTAGTCGTATTTTCTACAGATTTTGTAGTTTacagatatgagagagagagagaatgaaagaaagtgaCTTCACCTTCTTTCACTAGTTAAACAATACACTGATGTAATTAGAACCTGTGgcaggaaaacaacaacaacggcttgatttcacaaactctttcagcttttgCATGACTGTCCTCCATAGTTATGTCTCTTTTGGAGATGATGTCATGTAGTAATCAACAACCAAAATTAAATGAGTAACACACCTGTAAAACTTGAGCAAACAAACCTAAAAAGCTGTAATTCTGTCTCATTTCTCCCCTTCTTTTACCATCGCACGCACTTTAATCAGTGTTTTAGAGTTAACTGAAAGACACAGTACCAAACCCTGTGTAAAAAGGGGTATGCAGTGATGTGattatttttcttgtttgtttgttttttgtatagGTGTCCTTGTAGTTGCATATACTGAACTGTAACTGAAAGTGCAATTTGACTTGTTAACTGGATCCAGTACCTTACTGACTCCTGCTCTCCCCCTCACattccgcctcctcctcctgcgtcACTTTTGGGTGATCCTACTTCAAATTCATTTCCTCTGTTTTAAAGAAAAGAATCAGACTCTACTCCCCCCAAAGCCATAAATATATAGAAACATCAGCCTAcatatcactgttgtgtttttttcagtttgtcacCGGTGGAAATGAAAGGATTGGCTGTGCTCTCTTGGAGAGTATATGGTTCCATCAGCGCCAGATGTTTTCAGCTCCTCCCTGTGTGCTTAGTAAAACATTCCAGTCCAGCTTTGGGAGTCTGCTGGTTCCTCCAGACACTCTCACTCCACTCCGGTCAAAATTCACAGGAGCTAGAGTGACTGCCCTGACAAAATGAGAGGACTTGTCGTCTTGGTGACTTTGGCCTGCTTCGCCAGCGCTCAACACCAAGCGCTGATTGATTACTTGGAGCGGAGACTGCTTGCTATTGAGGTAAGACTCTCTTTACCTCCCTGCCGAGCCCTGCTCTCCAGAGTCCCTCTGAAAGGAAACTTTCCAGGGACAGGGAACCATCAATGGAATGCAGATGTGGGGAAATGCTGGAAAAATGCAGGGAAATGCAGTTTCTCTTAAACGTAGTGTTTTTCTGCTTCTTTGGCTGGCTTAAGAGATGGAGTTAAAATGCAGATTAAAACCTTTAATTGGTGAGCTGCGCAGGCATGACAAAGATGACACAATATGCACAAAAGCTGCAGTTTGTAAAAAGTTACATAATGAAATACTTCTAAACTCAAGAGGGATTGATAAATGAAACTCTGCAAAAAGCTGATCATCTGCTTTACCCATTACAGCACTTTCAGAATCTGCTGTCTAGACCGGACACCAAGCATGCAGCTCAAAGCTTTTAACTCTTTCTCCCTGGGGGGCAGCGCTGATCAGGATCTCACATCTTCTGCGTAGCTTAGTTGTTCAGAATACTTGTATTGTCTTGGTATCATAGAAGTATGTTTATTATGATGATAGAGTAGAAAGCAAATCTTTTCAGAGACAACATATGCCAGAACAAACATCTTTCAGAGGCAGCAATTTCCTGCCTCTGTGTGCATAAATatcttctactctctctctctcactttctctagAATAGGTTTAGAGTCCTTATAATAACATTTTCCTTTCGCTTGCCCCCTCCACAgttaggtcagaggtcaggctcagctacagagcagcacccctgCTGTTggcaggggttcagtgtcttgctaaagGATACTTTCACCTTCTTTGAAAACAGGATCGCATCTCTCTATGGCATGAGCAGACCAACCGCTACGCCACAGAGCTGCGGGAGTTGAAGCAACAGATGGTCGCCCAGCTGGAGAACctggacaaagagaaagaggcatTGCGCGTGAATCTGGACAGTGTGGGGACGCGGATGGACCGCGTTGAGCGCGAGATGGACTACCTGGAGACCCAGAACGGGGCGCAGCCATGTGTGGATGTGGACGACAAGCTGATGGAGCAGCAGGTGACACAGGTGAAGGAGATGAACAAGGCCAAGTATGCAAAACTTTCAGGTGAGATGTGGCGGTCTTAAACTCCACTTTAAGACCAGCTGTTTACATAAATAGGTTGTTGTATATCATAtatgatatattatatattataaccACGATGTACCTGAAGATAATATTGTGTATTATAGGTCTTACAATGAATAATTTGCAATCCTTACAATGCATCTTTCCAGTGATAAGTCAATAACTCACaaaagaccttttttttttttcactttttattgtTAGTTTTCACTCAGATAGACTCAGTTAGATTTTTCATTTGCAACACTATGTAGGCTGTTTCTGAGAATAACATGGTTTGGGGGCTGTTGACCTTGTTTGGCATAAATCTGTGTTGACTCTTTGTTTATAGACATTTGTGTGGGGCACCACTTCCTTTACCTCAGCACTCTCActacacttttatttttctgaggACTTTGAAAACATGTTGCTAGAGAGATGAATCATGTGGATTTGTTGATACACTTATACTGAAACCCATGTAAAGTAGCTTATCTTTACAACTACCATTGCCAGTACTGTACATGTTTTAGGAATATTGTTTAATAAGATCTATAACATGAACAtataagacaaaacaaaataagatCAGATAAGCTTTATTGTCCCTgcagggaaatttgtcttggacatcAAAGCTGCAGAAACAAGGACATAAACACATGAAGAGAATGAAAACAGCATCAAGCAGCAGCATAGGATAGAAACATCATACACACATCATCATGGGATAAAAAACACATCATACAATCATAAAGTGGTGTCACcaaattacagaaaaaacatgaattccACATGGAGAAAAATCCCATGTGAACATCTTCACATCATGACACATCACATGGGCAACATGTGGAACACATGTGCTTTGCACATGGGAAATGTgtggttttggaacattttcatgGTGTCAAGAATTAAACATGTGCTCCACATATGACACACTTATGACATGTGATAACATGATTACATGTGATAAaacatgtgtatgcatgtaggAATCATCACATGggaaattcatgtgttttttctgtaacCAGTCTCTTATCTCTTACTGTATATTTCTCATTCTAGACTGCAGGGACATGATCTCCAGCATAAAGGCCATGAAAATCCTGAAGAGAGTCGGAGGGCCAAAGGGCATGTGGACCAAAGATGTGAGCCGTGGCTCAGGGAAGGTCTACATTTTCAATGGAACAGATGAAGACACTGTGTACGAGTTTGCCTCAGTGCACGACTTCACCAGCTCCCCGGGCACGTCTCTGGCCAAAACCTTGAAGCTGCCCTCTGCCTGGAAGGGAATGGGCCATGTCATCTACAACAGCCACGCGTATTACGTGAAGGAGGCTGGAGTGCTAATGGTGGTCAAGTATGACACGAAGAAGGGCTCTGTGATCGACAGCGCCGTGTTCCCGATCCAGGACCACGTCCCCGTGTACGGTCTGACCCCCGAGACGCTGGTCGACCTGGCCGTGGACGAGGAAGGCCTGTGGGCCATTTACGCCACACGGCAGCATGAGAGGCACATCTCTCTGGCCAAGATGGACGCCAAGACGCTGGACATCGAGCAGATGTGGGACACGACGTGTCCAAGGGAGAATGCCGAGGCAGCCTTCGTCATCTGCGGCACGCTGTATGTGGTTTACAACACTCAGCAGCCCGGCCGCTCACGTGTCCAG
This DNA window, taken from Centroberyx gerrardi isolate f3 chromosome 5, fCenGer3.hap1.cur.20231027, whole genome shotgun sequence, encodes the following:
- the olfml3b gene encoding olfactomedin-like protein 3A, which codes for MRGLVVLVTLACFASAQHQALIDYLERRLLAIEDRISLWHEQTNRYATELRELKQQMVAQLENLDKEKEALRVNLDSVGTRMDRVEREMDYLETQNGAQPCVDVDDKLMEQQVTQVKEMNKAKYAKLSDCRDMISSIKAMKILKRVGGPKGMWTKDVSRGSGKVYIFNGTDEDTVYEFASVHDFTSSPGTSLAKTLKLPSAWKGMGHVIYNSHAYYVKEAGVLMVVKYDTKKGSVIDSAVFPIQDHVPVYGLTPETLVDLAVDEEGLWAIYATRQHERHISLAKMDAKTLDIEQMWDTTCPRENAEAAFVICGTLYVVYNTQQPGRSRVQCVFDVNDMVTSDDAPLVYFPKRYGAHSSLKYNPLEQLLYAWDDGYQILYKLVMKKKLEI
- the avil gene encoding advillin — encoded protein: MEYTFRAVTHNPGIIIWRVEKMELVQVPEKSYGNFYEGDCYILLSTQKVGSSLGYDIHYWIGSQSSQDEQGAAAVYTIQLDEFLGSTPVQHREVQNHESDAFRGHFKLGIIYKKGGVASGMRHTETNSYDIERLLHVKGKKRVIAMEVVMSWQSFNLGDVFLVDIGKTIIQWNGPESNKQERLKGMLLAKDIRDRERGGRAEIRVIEGDAEGDSPQHMQVLTGTLGERTCELTSGRPDETADQEQKAQLTLYHVSDADGQLKVAEVATRPLVQDLLNHEDCFFLDQGGVKIFVWKGKRANKAERQAAMSRALEFIKAKSYPITTNVETVNDGAESALFKQLFQSWTVKDQTQGLGRVHTRGKVANVTQEKFDASLMHVMPEVAAQERMVDNGTGQVEVWRIEDLELVPVDPQSYGYFYGGDCYLVLYTYLIHNKQNYLLYIWQGRHASQDELAASAFQAVDLDQKYGGQPVQMRVTMGKEPRHFMAIFKGKMVIFEGGTSRKGTNDPEPPIRLFQVHGSDPSNTKAIEVPALATSLNSNDVFLLKSQSGINVWCGKGSSGDERAMAKEISSVIGQNWTAVEIVAEGQEPVEFWDLVGGKAPYANDKRLQQAVLDHQPRLFECSNKTGRFIVMEVTQFTQDDLSEDDVMLLDTWDQVFLWVGNEANEVERKEAVVTSQEYLRTHPGSRDPDTPVILIKQGYEPPTFTGWFTAWDPSKWSGGKSYEELKKELGDLTSPVLIPNEQDCAETERIFQSFPPEALVNKRATELPEGVDPAQKEKHLSDSDFQDIFGITKEQFGGLPQWKQLSIKKEKGLF